The genomic region gcagagacaaaatttggtcattctgcaccctttgtcatccagaggcggcgggcccgatgacatgcggagataaaatttggtcattccgcacccctttgccattcagacacagtcgtgtccaatggcgcgcagagacaaaatttggtcattctgcacccttttgtcatccagaggcggcggacccgatgacatgcggagacaaaatttggtcattccgcacccctttgccattcagacacagtcgtgtccgatggcacgcagagacaaattatggtcattctgcacccttcgtcaattacggccgacaagcccattgacacgcggagatttacatcatcttccgcactcacaagatctgtcgtACTGACTtctgagtcacgctgacgggcggaaatacccgagtggttatccgtataaacattcttttgctatctgtaagacagaacgcttggtagcatgcagagactgacatcgtcttctgcaccttttgttccctcgggaacaacaagtcatttgcatacggagattttatggtcacccgcgactctcgtcaatcgagaggaacgaaattagtgtcttatctttactttccttttatctccaataaaagacaagtaaagaggggcaactgtcataccctaatttcgtccggggacctttgcttgatgacatgcgacctttgtttggtccttgtaaggtgcttggcacccatcattaggcaatttgtgaaattccaggacatgccggaaaacaaaagaaaatattgatgcacaatccgtaaagttccgtgacacaccggaaatcaaatggaggcatcgttgcacaactagtgaggttccgtaacattccgtaagtcaaaaaggggatgattatgtaatccacaaggttccataacattacggaaagaaaacaagtatcgttacgaaattcgtaagtttccgtaactttacgaaaaaagaatcaccaaaaaaggacaggggggtgtacttagtaaaaatgggggtgcaaatagcaaccaggcccacttgggccctctagaagattcctccagaaggttgttgcttctggaggaagcaaccctgctcgcctgggcgagctgggcggcaagcatctcccctattttgctataaatagggcaggaagtgaagtgaaaaagtgttcagccccttaggcacttctctctctttcgaatttgcttggaaaaattgtttccgtgaagaaaatctaagccgaggcgcttccgaaacgtctctgtaacgttttccgtgaggaatttctcaaaggttttcgatcgttcttcgacgttcttcattcgttcttcatcgttcttcgatcttcaacgggtaagtacctcgaaccaagattttcgattcattctatgtacccgtggtggtccacattgtgttttgtgtatttttattctcgtttcatttactttttatacccccttttgacgtgcttaagccattttatttaagtcatttctcgcttaacctaaaaataaaataaatttccaccgatcgtttgaattgtattatccgttaacttcggttaaaatgaattccgaccgttcggtcgtgccgtaaccacgttggaaataaaaaaaagaggtaaaatgataatataataataaaaaaaatgtcttttagtaaaataagcggaaaatcaatcggacgttttctctttgggatttctcattcttaattgaattgactaataactaaggtgaaactaaggctaaaatcaactcgcctagtcaagctcgtccataaaaataggtttttgaagtttgtcatttcaatttcttactaagtaaaatggatcattttcaaggtccaacgccttaaaatgatcaccttttaagtaaaaaagaaccacttgataaaaaagaactacgtaggtctgatttcctcatcgcaattgaggaatacgtaggagcaaagggaaacacccttgtcgaccacaaaaagagaaaaaatataaaaaaggtataaaggatataaagacataaaaagggaacataaaaatcaaggtcatgttttcacattcgattaaaggctgtcgtcccttgggacggacatgtggggtgctaataccttccccgtgcgtaaatacaactcccgaacctttcacttaaaagttcgtagatcacgtcttttccggtttttccaacgttttcctcaaataaacgttggtggtgattccgcgcgtattcctttcgtggaacacgcatcccgcgagtcacgcgtcgccctcccgccgaagggtaggttgcgacaggcaTCATTCGATTCCTTGACTTGTACCAAGCGATTCACTCCTAATAAAGATCACATCAGGAAGTAATATTAAAGTGAGTGTGACATCTCCAAATGTTAGTCTAACATGCCCATCAACTATCTTAGAACTTGAGTTTTGAGCATAACTCAATTTTTAAGGCTAAATCAAACATTGAGAAGTATGTTCTActtaaatacaatattttaacCATATCATCCTTCCATTtgaaatcttcaaaaatcctTTATATAAATTAGGTAGGTGCACGTTCTTCAAGCTGAAaccatgtgatttttttttaatttcttttgtgtGCAAAGGGCCTAAGCCCCAAAACCTTTCCATGTGATTTATAAATAAAGGGAAATTGCATTAGCATTAGCAATAGATGTTGTGTACTCAAATCTATATGCAACTCTTGAGATAGAAAGGAGAAGGACaataaatttcttaatatattttttaagcaaaGGAGTCATGCCCTGCATCAAAATAAGAATTATGTTCCCAACTAGGTTGATAAATCCATAATTCTTAtgaatttcttaatatatttctatgcaAACGCAGTAACACATGGTTTGGCTATCTTCAATATACTCCTAAAAGAAAATGCCGGCAATAGGCCAAACTTTACCTTTCAAATCATGTACGCAAATTGCAAGTCAAACCCAACAAGCCTAAAAAGAGATCCAAGTCAAAATGTTCATGTTGATCGGTCAGCTTTAAACCAACAATACTCGTTGACtaatatttctttcattttttggtttCTTAAGAAAGTTGATTTAAACTTACACcttttgtatatttaattttcaaattagtactcctttaaattcaaatataagcggaaaaaaaaatctaaattgggtggatttaaatataaacaaaatttcaatttattccCCCTTATTTAATGTCTCAATTTCAAATGTTCTCAAGTTAATTCAATAGAAATGATGTACACATTTAAATTAACTTAAGGGTAGTCTGtagtttcttttttatgaaatcaagaaaattaaataaaattaactaacatatttttttatgcaaactatatatttaatcaatatgttatatatgtttACTTATATTTAGTCTGGAGACATTattatatgatatgataaacacaaaatataattacttcCTTGATCTCTTAATAATTGTcatgtaaaaagtaaaaataagtctCAAAATAATTGtctatttaactttttaatataatattacttatatttcttataatattaattttaatgttatattaattattttttcatttatattctttataatattaatgtaatattaatgatgataaatcaattattgataataaaataatttttgaaaactaTCACTTGTTTACgtatttattagttttgttgagaaaaaatttattacgaTAAATATTACAGGACAGTAAGTATTGGATGTATGAATagagaaatttaaaagtaaacatATGTACTTCAGTATCGGaattgtcaattatttttttaatgtgcatGTATGTTAGGTAATGCACACCACTTTCttaaaaactaaacaaatgGCATACGTGTTCTTGCATATTCCTCGATATACATTATGCATATGGTAGAGTTGCATTTATAATACTATGGTAAATTCTAGAGGGTGAATGCGTAATTGGCACAGCcacgatattttttttttttttttttatgtaacagCCACGATTTCGTTGACTCACAAATACAAGTTGGTtacattaaatgtatttttaaacagtccaaaataattaaaacaaataaatcaacGAGCCAGCGAATATAAGCGGTCAACAAGAAGCCATCTAAGACATGGAAAATGATATTGTCAAAGGAAATAGATGCTTTGAGTCGCATTTAGGATAGATACCctattcaaaaagaaaaataagtgaaataagaaatgaaataggtgatgtaataaaaaaaatgaggaagggttgaaaaaataatgaatggtAAAATAAGActgtaaaagaaaaagagtataAAAATATCTATTCCATAGAAAAGGACAAGAAAACTAGATAATTTGGGTTGTTTGGTTtggttattttatgttttcatttttattgatgataaaaatatgtttagttggatttttgtttttattttcagtaaaaatatttttctaaacgaaccaaaaattagaaataataaaattttgtttttagttgaaATCAGTAATTtcattttggataaaatgaaaacatgttaattttaaacaaatctaaaaatatatttacttttattaaaaatgtatttttaatattatttcagaaaataaaaacaggagaaaaaaaaataaaaatacaaaacaaccATGCCATATATaagtataaatttataaatcacAATAAGCTTAAATTTTAAAGGCAAATTCTTTTACTAACTttgttaaatcaaaataaaactcgTTTAGAAAAAGGACAAGAATGAAGAATCACATAACGTTGTATGCTTCTTGTGATCGAGTTTCTCTctccatacaaaaaaaaaaagaagaaaacttaACCAGGAATTCAGGATATCAATGATTCTTAATCTGAATTCTGAAGTCTGTACGGGAGTTGGAGAACGCCTAATTGTGCGAGCTTGTTAAAACAGTCTCATTTTTCAACTACTTACGAAACCCATATCACATGCGTACACTTTTTAACCCCAAAGAAAGGCGTGAGGAACGCACTCTTAATAGAAAACTCAAACTCAAACGCACTTGCTTCAGTGCGTGTCTACCTTCCAATGGCTCCTCATAGTCTTCTTcactttccctttcccttaacaTTCATCACAAACATCACACAATTCCAAGTTCCAACCCTCAAGAAACCGAAGAATCTCTATGCACATATCCTCCTCAGAACTCCCTTGAGGAAATGGCCCTCAATACCACCAAGTCTAAAAAATCCACTTCACCTTCAAATTTTTACTTTTGCACCACTCTTTTCTTCATTGTCCTATTCACCATACCTGTTCTTTTCCTCCTCCATGCCCCAACCACCACCTCCATATGCACCACCCTTGCTTCCTCCCAAGCCAAAACTTGGTCTGGTGATCTTCAGTTGGTTGAATTCGCATGGAACCGCCTCTCGTTTTTCGAACACAACCCATCACCCTTTGCTCTCAAAGTTGCTGTCTTCTCCAGGAAATGGCCTATTGGCACAACCCCTGGTGGCATGGAGCGTCATGCTCACACCCTTCACACAGCTTTGGCGCGCCGTGGCCATCAAGTTCATGTATTCACATCTCCCCCTGAAGATGAGAGCATTTCAGTCTCATCCTCTGAGGTAAACGAAAACAAACATCAAGAAGGTGCACCTTCTTCCCCATACATCCATTTCCATGAAGGCGAGCCTGGCAGGTGGCGCTACAACAAGGCGTGGGAACAGTTTGTGGAAGAAAACCAGCGAGAACCATTCCACGTTGTGCACTCAGAAAGTGTGGCACTCCCTCACTGGCTAGCACGCAACATGTCAAACCTTGCAGTGTCTTGGCATGGCATAGCCCTTGAAAGCTTGCAATCAAGCATTTTCCAGGACTTGACTCGCCGACAAGACGAGCCTATGTCCCCTCTCTTCAACAAAAGCATACAGGGTGTTGTGCCAAAGGTGCTGAATGAGATAAGGTTCTTCAAGAATTATGCCCATCATGTTGCTATTAGTGATAGTTGTGGTGAGATGCTCAGGGATGTGTACCAAATTCCTAACAGAAGAGTCCATGTAATACTAAATGGTGTTGATGAGGATGACTTTGGAGAAGATGTTGAATTGGGAAGGGAATTCAGAACCAAAATTGGCATTCCAGGGAATGCAAGTTTGGTACTCGGTGTAGCTGGAAGATTAGTGAAGGACAAAGGCCATCCTCTGCTTCATGAAGCTTACTCGAGGCTTATAACCAAGCACCCTAATGTGTACTTGATTGTTGCTGGTTCTGGACCATGGGAGAACAGGTACAGAGATTTAGGGAGCCAGGTTCTTGTTCTGGGATCGATGAGCCCTTCCATGTTAAGAGCTTTCTATAATGCTATTGACATTTTTGTCAATCCCACACTCAGACCACAAGGGCTTGACCTTACATTGATGGAGGCAATGATGAGCGGGAAGCCTCTTTTGGCATCAAGATTTCCAAGCATTAAAGGGACTATTGTGGTCGATGATGAATATGGTTACATGTTTTCGCCGAATGTGGAGTCCCTGCAGGAGGCACTGGAAGCAGTTGTAAAGGAAGGACCACAGAGGCTAGCAAGGCGGGGCAAGGCATGCCGGGAATATGCTGCCAAAATGTTTACAGCAAGAAAGATGGCATTAGCATACGAGAGGTTATTCCTATGTATAAAAGATCGCTCATTCTGCACCTATCCTTGAAGCTTAGGTTAGAATAGAAACTCTTTAATACAACTTTCTTTCTtccatttatttttctgttatttcagtatgataaaatcatatttaaatttttaaacaattatcAGATTTAGgtttaaaatgattataattTCTTGAATCACTTCCACACATTATGGCTTCTGCATTGGTCTCGAATCTGGAGTATCTAATATTGGAGgagacaataaataaaagagatttACTAAAAGTTGTAACAAAATGTGTGagaaataataattagaaaacTAAAGTCTTAGAAGATAAAAGGTTGTGAGTTTACTGTACATCAAGGGATATTATTCTTGTTGAAGGGTTATTTTTCCTTCTAATGTAGCCGCTACGTATTTTACTTGAGAATTTATATGATGTTTATTTGTTACTCTACCACAGATAGAGAACCATGTAAGTTACGAGGCAAAGTAATAGTACACTGAGTCTCCTCTGTTTGCGTCTCATAACAGAGTAGTAGTAAACAAAGTAATAGAGAGCCAACTCATTTTCCTGTGTTTTTCTATAGTCTCCTctctatatttaaaataatatgatctATCAATCATTGGGCAAACTGAGTCTCATTGAGGATATATAAATGATCATTCATTGATACATAAAAGGAACAGACACCTTGTTTCTATTGactcaaaacaaataaagatgatgatgaaatcAGCGGAAAAAATTGCAAATACTTTTCTGTTAGGATTCTAAGGATAGCTTCCTGAGTAATCAAAAGGATAGCTTCATGAGTAATCAGAATTTACAAGTCTATATCTGCGTCAACCTTGCAAGTGATGAATAATCAGAATTCTCATATCAGAACCTGGGGAAAAGAAAAGTCCCACTCAAGGTCATACAGTCAAATGACGCTTGTATTATGTGTTTCCCAAATTACAAAATTGAGCTCTTGAAGTTTTATTTCTCTTTGGCGAGGGAAGAAActgaaggaaaagaaaacacGGTAACTCGAGCACTTGAGCCACATACTCATTGGAGatcttataatatattaaaaagaattagATAACTAAAGCTTTTTAAAATGTCATGTATGGCTTTGTTAAAAGAACTTTTTATCAAAAGCTACTGAAAAAGTATAAGGTAGCAGCATCTTTGGATCCAACACAAGGACGAAGCATAGCTCCTGCTTCTACAGCTGAACTATCAGGTTAAACACAACTTTGTTCAAAGCAGAGGAGTTATGTGCTAAGTGTGAACCAAATCATGGCTGCAAAAGAGGCAAAACTTCTAGCAGGTCCAGCTCCAGATGTCATTCTGTTTTATTGATGCATAGTTCCTCAGACCACTTTTTAcccctcttttctctttttttgtgcACTGTGAAAGAGTTAATGCAATCCTTACCTCTTGGTTCTGAATTTAAAACTCTTCTTCTCTAATCTCAAACTCCAAATGCATATTTAAACTTTATGCTACTATACAAATGAACTCGACTACACCATCATCTTCATGGACcatcaataacaaaaattaagacacaattgattgagTTGAAATACGGTTCTTCTCAAAATGATCATATGCATGTTTGGTTCTTAAGAACAATAGCATGCTTGAAGCTAGTCCCAGGACAGATATGCATCCCCACCAGACAAATGTCCAGAAGTAACACTGCCTTCCCATGCACACTACTGAGTCAGACGTTATCAAGTTTCCTGGCATTGAGGGTGCATTAGCATCATAAACTAGTGCAGCAAGAAAGCCATAGAGAAGAGATCCAATAGGGATATTTGTTATGAGAATGTTGTGATTGACGCCCACACTGTTAGGTCCAAACAACTCAGATGTAACTGACACAGCAGCTGCAAATATAAAACCAGAGCTCAATCCAATCAGTGCGGTGCCTGTCTGAAGTGCCAGAAGACTGTCTGATGCAGCAAGGAGGAAGAACGCAACTGGGGTTGGTATAAGTGCAATTGATAGCCAACCAGTCCTTGCAAAGTAGATCTTACTGCAAAGCAGAAGATACAATCATCATGACTACTACAATTTTATTTCCAAGATTCACTTCCAATTCAAGACAAGGCAAAAAGAAGATATTTTCTACTATAGAAAGCTCCAAAAGTATAATACATCGATTAAAGAGAATACTTACTTCCGAATGTAGTCTGGTCCAGCTGAAAGCAAGCgaccaaaaaaggaaaaggatgcATAGAGCATGACAAGTGTAGAAGTATTTGAACTCTGGCCCACAGATTGTGCAATCTGTCCCAGATTATTGCTATAGACTAGACCAAGTGTACCTCCACAGAAGTATGTAGCATAGTATAACCAAAAATCCAATCTGCGGACAACTACTGCAACTGAGTGCTCTTCTCCTAGCACTGCTAACTGATCCTGCCCAATCATCGTCTCACAACACGGATCACTATCTTTTTCCCTTTGGCTCCCAAACATGTATCCATTGTTGCTTAGCAGGCTGTAAGTATCTCCATTGCTAACAATACTATTTTGACGGCTATGGAGCTCTTTATGCATCTCAAGATCATCATCATGAACAAGAATGAAGCTAGAGCTTTCCATCTGAAAGCTGGAATGGATGGTATGCCGAAACCAAGCCCGAGCATATACAATGCCAGGAATACATAATGGGAAGATGAGGAGGAAAATAGCTCCACCAAAATAGAACCGAGCAGAAGTCACACCAGAAGCAGATGAGCCAAACAGGAGAAGATAAAGACCAGTTAAAAGGGCTATAAAGTTCAATATTAGAAATATCACTGAGTCCCGGTTTACTGCATCAGGAGGGAGAGGGTCTAAAGCTGGTTGGTTAAGAATAGGGACAAGTACTGCAATGCAAATGAGAAGGGGAACAAGAGCATTCAATAGCAGATACAGTGCATCCGATGATGGATCAATTGAATTGGCAACAAGGGTGTAGAGTGCTGCACTAATGCCATTGAAACTCACAGTGAGCGATAATGCAAGGGCTCGGTTAACCGGAAAATTCCTAATGCAGAGAACAAAACATACTGTGTTGAACCAACAGATGCTACATCCCCCTAAAAGGCACAGAAGAAAGACCTGCCAATAAAGTTAAAGGGTAGTCAATGCGACGTGGGCTATGAACAAATTTTCTGTATATTATGATTCAGTCAAGTTTACGAGCTGAGCAGCCACAGTTTAGTTACCAGATGTAATCACAGAATTACTGACTCTGAATTTCCGATGTATTACTGTTTACTGAATCTCACGTTTAGTTACCAGATATAATCTCATTCTTTTAAACTATGGTTTATTATATAGAATACAGCACATAGTTGCAGATAAATCATGGAAGTGTTTTTTATATAGTATGAGACTTTGAGATACTTCCAGCTTAAATCAGATAACTAAtgactatttatatttttataagaaaaaacatGTGAGATTGGTATTGATTAAGAGAAAAAGACGCATGCTACAATTTACACATGCAACACATTCTTACGTACATCTCAGTCTCTCAGAATggtgaataaataaatatggatCCAATCACAACATCTCATTCAATTTTTGTTCTCACGGGCTTGCAATGAAAGACAAAGGAGACTGATTATTATTTTCGCCAATATACTTTCTGCAATCAGAAGAAAAAGCATTTTGATGGCATGTATTAatcaatacattaaaaattgagAACATGGGATTATACCCTTAATTGAACAAACATGATTAAGGAATATAGATCCAAAAGTATGTCATCACTCAGGTTTTTTCTGATGCAGGTTGATTTTAAAAGTACTATTTAATCATACTTTCTATGACTCCGTATGGTGCGGCACAATCATGTGCCGGTGTCGAAAATAGTAAGTTAGTGGAGATTCTTTGAGCACTATAGATATGTTCACACTTCACACGATGTAATCTTATTTGAATCAAGAACATGCATGACATGATACAGTTAGCTGTTTTAACTAAGGAAAAATAGACATTTATTacttaaaatcaaaattgtgGACAATTTGAACTGTAGAACATGGCTgctctatttatttaaaaaaactaatttattttgcTTGTAAAACCATGATTGGAATTGGGACCACAAGCAATGAAAACCGCAAAcagtataatattaatatagtaattaatataatatcatCCCTTTCAAACTGTAAAACCTGACGACAAGAGTATTTCAAATATATGTGCCTAAGAtacaagattttaaaaataatttgcttGCTTCAGATCAAAATTTTGATAagattatttactctattttattttttttacttcatcaaCTGCCTTCTAGAGAGTATCATTTAACCAGAATTAAAATAGCAATAACATCTTCACTCAATCTTTGAAAAGAAGacatattattgttgttgtttactcgtataatactttttaaaatccaaattttttttatcatccgaAAATAAGCAAGACAAAAGATATCAACGGTATCTAAAATTGAATTCAATATAATTTGACAAAAttccaatgataaaaaaagttattatttatttttggaaacCCATTTTTCTCTCAGGGTTGCAACTTGCAAGACCAAAGGAGCAAATTATTTTCGTTCCTCTGATGTAttctttctaatattttttattattagttaaatttaaataaaaatgataaaattatgaataaaacccacaaattttaaaaatcttatatatttaaattaataatagaaaaattgtattaaaaaatgaagaaaaaaaatatatccacAATTTTACACCATTGAATTATAACCTATAATGTTTGGTAAATGGCAAGTAtatcttaaaagtcatatataaggataatttgtgattgaataaaatattctctctgacaaaaaaaaaatagtgcaaaaatattttaattatctatgCATAgtctttaaacttttttttttaaaaactctaGAAGAATAGGGTTTAAATAGTATTActagtattttatgtttttcggtggctgtaatttaaaaataaaaccattACTTCGATGGTATTATTAGGTGTGCAGccatcaataattaattaaaattttaattcctcatttaatttttataatttttaaatgtatctttttaattcctatagataataataaataaattttttagtttttaaaattaccatcttattttcaaaaaaaaaaaaattgtccttgAAATTCTTTAACTAATATAAAGACGAAGGATTAAAAAATTCACAGaagtcaaaattaattaatccccACTCCATCTGTAAAatcgacaaaaaaaaaaaaaaagttaccagAAAATAAGGCAAATTGACGACGCCGGTGATGACGAGCCACTGGAGGCCGTACCCGAA from Glycine soja cultivar W05 chromosome 16, ASM419377v2, whole genome shotgun sequence harbors:
- the LOC114390998 gene encoding uncharacterized protein LOC114390998, with protein sequence MALNTTKSKKSTSPSNFYFCTTLFFIVLFTIPVLFLLHAPTTTSICTTLASSQAKTWSGDLQLVEFAWNRLSFFEHNPSPFALKVAVFSRKWPIGTTPGGMERHAHTLHTALARRGHQVHVFTSPPEDESISVSSSEVNENKHQEGAPSSPYIHFHEGEPGRWRYNKAWEQFVEENQREPFHVVHSESVALPHWLARNMSNLAVSWHGIALESLQSSIFQDLTRRQDEPMSPLFNKSIQGVVPKVLNEIRFFKNYAHHVAISDSCGEMLRDVYQIPNRRVHVILNGVDEDDFGEDVELGREFRTKIGIPGNASLVLGVAGRLVKDKGHPLLHEAYSRLITKHPNVYLIVAGSGPWENRYRDLGSQVLVLGSMSPSMLRAFYNAIDIFVNPTLRPQGLDLTLMEAMMSGKPLLASRFPSIKGTIVVDDEYGYMFSPNVESLQEALEAVVKEGPQRLARRGKACREYAAKMFTARKMALAYERLFLCIKDRSFCTYP
- the LOC114390997 gene encoding protein NUCLEAR FUSION DEFECTIVE 4-like, which translates into the protein MRPRRETEKRRFDFDSANTNNSASSSPKSPRRRPKLLAVLMAGQSRKWMILVATIWIQAFTGTNFDFSQYSSSLKFALNVSQVQLNYLATANDMGKVFGWSSGIALMHLPVSVVMFVAAFMGFFGYGLQWLVITGVVNLPYFLVFLLCLLGGCSICWFNTVCFVLCIRNFPVNRALALSLTVSFNGISAALYTLVANSIDPSSDALYLLLNALVPLLICIAVLVPILNQPALDPLPPDAVNRDSVIFLILNFIALLTGLYLLLFGSSASGVTSARFYFGGAIFLLIFPLCIPGIVYARAWFRHTIHSSFQMESSSFILVHDDDLEMHKELHSRQNSIVSNGDTYSLLSNNGYMFGSQREKDSDPCCETMIGQDQLAVLGEEHSVAVVVRRLDFWLYYATYFCGGTLGLVYSNNLGQIAQSVGQSSNTSTLVMLYASFSFFGRLLSAGPDYIRNKIYFARTGWLSIALIPTPVAFFLLAASDSLLALQTGTALIGLSSGFIFAAAVSVTSELFGPNSVGVNHNILITNIPIGSLLYGFLAALVYDANAPSMPGNLITSDSVVCMGRQCYFWTFVWWGCISVLGLASSMLLFLRTKHAYDHFEKNRISTQSIVS